A segment of the Chitinophagaceae bacterium genome:
AGTGAAACTTATTTCCTCGATTTTAATGAAAACAAATCGGTGTTTAAACTGGCCAAGGAAAACACAGATGTAAAATATATGTGGGGACGCAAGCCAAGTGAAACAGATGTAACTGTTAAAGATGTAAAGAATAACCAGATTTCCTTACAGCGTGACATCTTTGAACAAACCTATTTAGTAAAAGACAGCTTACAGAAGTACGAATGGAAGATCAGCAATGAAACAAGATTGATTGCGGGATTTGAATGTAAAAAAGCAGTCACTAAAATCTGCGACTCTGTTTATATTGTTGCCTTTTATACGGATGAGATTATTGTAAGCAGCGGCCCTGAAAGTTTTGGCGGCCTGCCCGGTATGATCTTGGGACTGGCTGTACCCCGTTTGCAGGTAACCTGGTTTGCAACAAAAGTTGACATCAAAGAACCAACAGAAGTAATGCTAAACCCTAAACAAAAAGGGAAAGCCGTTAATTGGGAAGTTTACCAGAAAGATTTGAACAAGGCGATGAAAGATTGGGGGAAATATGGAGCAAAAGTGATGTGGAACAGTTTGCTGTAATTGATTATAATATTGAAATGAGAAGGGCTTACAGAATTATACTGTAAGCCCTTCTCATTTTTTGTTAACAGGTTTGAATTAAAGCTGAGCAGAAATTTATTGTCCTGTAAACTCCAATTCGGGAATACCCGGATTCTTTGGATCATCACCATAATTATTTTGAAAGCGGTCTCCTTCTGTAAACATCCACACTAGGAGAAGAATACCGCCTACAAGAGGGATTAAACCAATAAAATAATACCAGCCGCTTCTGTTGGTATCATGCAAACGTCTTACTGTTACGGCAAGGCCTGGAACAATCGTTCCTAAAGCATAAATTCCATAAAGACCAAACCCAAGAGTTGAAATAACTGTTGATTCATTTGCCGTACCAACAATTGCAATAACATAAAGCGGGATAATAACTAATAAATTACAGAGCACGAAATACCAATATTCAGACCTTCTTGCACGGCCCTGAAAATTAGCGTAGTTTTTGAGAACAACTTTTTTCCACCAATCGATCATGTTGTAATTAGATTCATGTTTTTCCATACAGTTTGGTTTTGATTAAGAACAATGTTATGCATTTTTCCTATTCAAAACAATTTTGGAATGAACATGTTTTCAAAACTAAATGTAAACAGCAGCTATAGTCTTTCTAAGTCAGAGATGATCAACTTTATTGGTGTCTTATATCTGTTGTTATATAAGTCTGCCCTAAATGATTTTTTAGGATTGAAAACCAGTATATCTTCCTTTAAAATAATGGTGTCAATTAAAGGATATATGTCCTCGTAAAATTGAAGTGGAATATAACCTTGACGTTTAGAATTGTCTTTCTTGTCTAAATATTCTACGATTGCTCTGGTTGAAGAACTGATTGGGTTGATTTGATAGCTTATTTCAATTTTATATTTACTCGTTTCTTTTGTTTTATAATTAATCCTAATTTCTGTGTCCAACTTAGCAATTAAAAGTTCGACTTGACTGACCCGTTTCATATTTAAGTGGTCGGCAAGACTGATGTGTTTTAAAACTTTAAAAGTTATTGATTTCAGCAAATGATTTTTGTCAATATCTGAAAGAGAATTATAGCTTGTCGGAGATAAACCAAAGTCAATATATTTTATTCTATTGTCACTATTTCTATTTGAAATTACAAGGTCATTTTCGTTAAGTGTTGTCGTCAGGTTTATATAAATATGATCAAACTCGCCATAGCA
Coding sequences within it:
- a CDS encoding GLPGLI family protein — its product is MKYIVLISILFSLHTGSSAQVKFISSGHIEYEKRVNQFSYYDKEDDEAPWVVEMKKVFPKMVSETYFLDFNENKSVFKLAKENTDVKYMWGRKPSETDVTVKDVKNNQISLQRDIFEQTYLVKDSLQKYEWKISNETRLIAGFECKKAVTKICDSVYIVAFYTDEIIVSSGPESFGGLPGMILGLAVPRLQVTWFATKVDIKEPTEVMLNPKQKGKAVNWEVYQKDLNKAMKDWGKYGAKVMWNSLL
- a CDS encoding DUF805 domain-containing protein yields the protein MIDWWKKVVLKNYANFQGRARRSEYWYFVLCNLLVIIPLYVIAIVGTANESTVISTLGFGLYGIYALGTIVPGLAVTVRRLHDTNRSGWYYFIGLIPLVGGILLLVWMFTEGDRFQNNYGDDPKNPGIPELEFTGQ